Proteins from one Planctomyces sp. SH-PL62 genomic window:
- a CDS encoding DUF1559 domain-containing protein, with translation MKRQSSRGFTLIELLVVIAIIAVLIALLLPAVQAAREAARRSQCINNLKQIGLGLHNYHSALNSFPMTATIAYSDIGVTADWGTWGANAMLLPYLEQRPLYDAANFCWTTWQGGGAVNNTTVFLSKVAVFVCPSDGLTGTENTNNYFGSIGTTAGFYPNQQSTGMFASKANYGIQHVTDGSSNTIAYSEALVSTTLYSPKQTKWRDGPSSTGAGPASSLLDPTSNLAALRQDWQTCNEWFRTQRSMGQRGYRWNLGALGESMFQTLIPPNSNEFPWNSCRMDCGPDCGALHSGYYNATSNHPGGVNAAMADGSVKFIKSSVEMRIWWALGTKAGGEVISSDAY, from the coding sequence ATGAAGAGACAGTCGTCCCGAGGGTTCACGCTGATTGAATTGCTGGTGGTGATCGCGATCATCGCCGTCCTCATCGCCTTGTTGCTCCCCGCCGTGCAGGCGGCTCGCGAGGCCGCCCGCCGTTCGCAGTGCATCAACAATCTCAAGCAGATCGGCCTGGGGCTTCACAACTACCACAGCGCCCTCAACTCGTTTCCGATGACGGCGACCATCGCCTACTCCGACATCGGCGTGACGGCCGACTGGGGGACGTGGGGCGCCAACGCCATGCTCCTCCCCTACCTGGAGCAGCGACCGCTCTACGACGCGGCGAACTTCTGCTGGACGACCTGGCAGGGGGGCGGGGCCGTCAACAACACGACCGTGTTCCTCTCCAAGGTCGCCGTGTTCGTCTGCCCGTCCGACGGCCTGACGGGGACGGAGAACACCAACAACTACTTCGGCTCGATCGGCACGACCGCAGGCTTCTACCCCAACCAGCAGTCGACCGGTATGTTCGCCAGCAAGGCGAACTACGGGATCCAGCACGTCACCGACGGCTCGTCGAACACCATCGCCTATTCGGAGGCCCTGGTCTCCACGACCCTCTACAGCCCGAAGCAGACCAAGTGGCGAGACGGCCCGTCCAGCACCGGCGCCGGCCCCGCCTCCTCGCTTCTGGACCCCACGAGCAACCTCGCCGCCCTCCGGCAGGACTGGCAGACCTGCAACGAATGGTTCCGCACCCAGCGGAGCATGGGCCAGCGCGGGTATCGCTGGAACCTCGGCGCCCTGGGCGAGAGCATGTTCCAGACCCTGATCCCGCCCAACTCCAACGAGTTCCCCTGGAACTCCTGCAGGATGGACTGCGGGCCCGATTGCGGGGCGCTGCACAGCGGCTATTATAACGCCACCAGCAACCACCCCGGCGGCGTCAACGCGGCCATGGCCGACGGCAGCGTGAAGTTCATCAAGAGTTCGGTCGAGATGCGGATCTGGTGGGCGCTGGGCACCAAGGCCGGCGGTGAAGTGATCAGCTCCGACGCTTATTGA